Proteins co-encoded in one Paenibacillus sp. genomic window:
- a CDS encoding 2Fe-2S iron-sulfur cluster-binding protein, translated as MPQITLHQNGQVIQQEVNANSNLVVLAGIKKFPHLKYGCGMGKCTKCTIKVLSGAQGLPEPNWKEQKMLGERLNDGFRLACQLYISEDLVITQDF; from the coding sequence ATGCCGCAGATCACGCTGCACCAGAACGGACAAGTGATTCAGCAAGAGGTGAACGCGAACAGCAACCTGGTGGTGCTGGCCGGAATCAAAAAGTTTCCCCACCTCAAGTACGGCTGCGGAATGGGCAAGTGCACCAAATGTACGATCAAAGTGCTGTCCGGCGCTCAAGGCCTGCCGGAGCCGAATTGGAAAGAGCAGAAGATGCTGGGCGAGCGGCTGAACGACGGATTTCGGCTCGCGTGCCAGCTCTACATATCGGAGGATTTGGTGATCACGCAGGATTTTTAA
- a CDS encoding 2Fe-2S iron-sulfur cluster binding domain-containing protein encodes MPTLRFETSGKAIEVDKDANLLRTSIRYEGAVPYKCGGGLCGTCKVRIVEGREYVSKVMKKEIDRLGQERIDQGFRLACQTFITGDVTVAWGEKDLERLNNIAQRRINAAQ; translated from the coding sequence ATGCCAACGCTGCGATTTGAAACCTCTGGGAAAGCGATCGAAGTCGACAAGGACGCCAACCTGCTCCGAACGTCCATTCGATACGAGGGGGCCGTTCCCTATAAGTGCGGAGGCGGGCTCTGCGGAACGTGCAAGGTGCGCATCGTGGAGGGCCGCGAATACGTGAGCAAGGTGATGAAAAAGGAAATCGACCGTCTCGGCCAAGAACGGATCGACCAAGGCTTCCGGCTCGCCTGCCAAACGTTCATCACCGGCGACGTCACGGTCGCTTGGGGCGAGAAAGATTTGGAGCGCTTGAACAATATCGCGCAGCGGCGCATCAACGCGGCGCAATGA
- the nadX gene encoding aspartate dehydrogenase: MLQVGIIGYGTIGEDVAEAIRQGKAGAAVVTSVLVRDQRKAIQASGGEAPFAFVEAPETFFAKKHDVIVECAGHGAVRAYGEMALRSGADLMLVSVGALADEELRSRITVAAVETGRKIVVPSAAIGGLDRIAAGSVGAIDEVTLTTRKPPKAWYGTAVEKQVDLAALSEPFLAFAGPAREAAVKFPESVNVSAALSLAGVGFDATKVKVYADPTVTRNTHEITASGLFGRVRVEISNTPSERNPKTGYIVAMSVVKNLKDRTSPFVVGT; encoded by the coding sequence ATGCTGCAGGTCGGGATCATCGGCTACGGAACGATCGGCGAGGACGTGGCGGAGGCGATTCGCCAAGGGAAAGCGGGCGCGGCGGTCGTTACGTCCGTTTTAGTAAGAGATCAACGGAAAGCCATTCAGGCGAGCGGAGGAGAAGCGCCGTTCGCGTTCGTCGAGGCGCCGGAGACTTTCTTCGCGAAGAAGCATGACGTGATCGTGGAATGCGCCGGACACGGGGCGGTCCGCGCTTACGGGGAAATGGCGCTGCGGAGCGGAGCCGACTTGATGCTCGTCAGCGTAGGAGCGCTCGCGGACGAAGAGCTGCGAAGCCGAATCACCGTGGCGGCGGTTGAAACCGGCCGGAAAATCGTCGTTCCTTCCGCGGCGATCGGGGGCTTGGACCGCATCGCGGCGGGAAGCGTCGGCGCGATCGACGAGGTGACGCTGACGACGCGCAAGCCGCCGAAGGCGTGGTACGGCACCGCCGTGGAGAAGCAGGTGGACCTTGCGGCGCTCTCCGAACCGTTCCTGGCGTTCGCGGGGCCCGCGCGGGAAGCCGCCGTCAAGTTTCCGGAAAGCGTCAACGTCTCGGCGGCGCTCTCTCTGGCGGGCGTAGGCTTCGACGCGACGAAGGTGAAGGTGTACGCCGATCCAACGGTGACCCGCAATACGCACGAAATTACCGCTTCGGGATTGTTCGGGCGCGTCCGGGTGGAAATCAGCAATACGCCGTCAGAGCGCAATCCGAAAACCGGTTATATCGTAGCCATGAGCGTCGTCAAAAACTTGAAGGATCGAACGAGCCCGTTCGTCGTCGGCACGTAA
- a CDS encoding Hsp20/alpha crystallin family protein — MADEQWNRGYWDAFRQWMNEGSPFEFDAANEDFRWITDYVDGVVKDALTAAGARGAKRPPRRSGRPLTYELFQTHHHLIVRFRVPERIKARRLRVFAGVQKLRIEGLPGDAAQTVDLPAFVSPSTCRALFKDGVLQVKLTKRKINDRFEEVFIRFE; from the coding sequence GTGGCCGACGAGCAGTGGAATCGAGGGTACTGGGATGCCTTCCGGCAATGGATGAACGAAGGATCGCCGTTCGAATTCGACGCGGCGAACGAAGACTTTCGCTGGATCACCGATTACGTGGACGGCGTCGTGAAGGATGCGCTGACCGCCGCCGGCGCCCGCGGCGCCAAACGGCCGCCCCGGCGTTCGGGACGGCCGTTGACGTATGAACTTTTCCAAACCCATCATCATTTGATCGTCCGCTTCCGCGTGCCCGAGCGGATTAAAGCCCGCCGCCTTCGCGTGTTCGCGGGCGTGCAGAAGCTTCGCATCGAAGGCTTGCCGGGGGACGCCGCGCAGACGGTCGATTTGCCGGCCTTCGTTTCGCCGTCCACATGCCGCGCCTTGTTCAAGGACGGCGTGTTGCAGGTCAAGCTGACGAAGCGCAAAATCAACGACCGGTTCGAAGAAGTATTTATCCGCTTCGAATAG
- a CDS encoding spore germination protein, with the protein MPSIVGNVKINTVGPSSIVNFGDAYQMSPKSTSKTFAGAGSFVTGDLANTRQAVSSTNTFDPDVADSNNATSQGGVVA; encoded by the coding sequence ATGCCATCGATTGTAGGCAACGTAAAAATCAACACCGTCGGGCCTAGTTCGATCGTCAACTTCGGCGACGCGTATCAAATGTCGCCGAAGAGCACGTCGAAAACGTTCGCCGGCGCCGGCTCGTTCGTAACGGGCGACCTTGCGAACACGAGGCAAGCGGTCAGCAGCACGAACACGTTCGATCCGGATGTGGCGGATTCGAACAACGCCACCAGCCAAGGCGGAGTCGTGGCATGA
- a CDS encoding spore germination protein GerPB, which translates to MNWTIHQSIVIHQLRVDSVTNSSVVQIGTSGQISSLSNLYNTGGFTGPAPEPVGGSPELVVPLPAPTP; encoded by the coding sequence ATGAACTGGACGATTCACCAAAGCATCGTCATCCACCAGCTGCGCGTCGACAGCGTCACCAATTCGTCGGTCGTCCAGATCGGCACGTCCGGGCAAATCAGCTCGTTATCGAATTTGTACAACACCGGAGGCTTCACGGGACCGGCGCCCGAGCCCGTCGGCGGATCGCCTGAGCTCGTCGTTCCGCTGCCGGCGCCGACTCCGTAA
- the gerPC gene encoding spore germination protein GerPC gives MDPWSVTEQIHRLYAETARLAERLQQAEEKLERMSRELNELKQRPTGVEKIEYRFDQLKIDTLQGTLHIGIRPEDASGEPIWTLGGSPAPAAGPPAAGSPAMPSMPSPFLNIQRSVRQYINETVPPTLARLCEEVDYDLEPEELDRVVGDLQSQVDARIAHYMKISTHDPGSEPERFERSVAERTIRDVEEGIRRFVAGRKPPSGQGG, from the coding sequence GTGGACCCTTGGAGCGTAACGGAACAGATTCATCGGCTGTATGCCGAAACGGCACGGCTCGCGGAGAGGCTGCAGCAGGCGGAGGAGAAGCTGGAGCGAATGTCGCGGGAATTGAACGAGCTGAAGCAGCGTCCGACCGGCGTGGAGAAAATCGAATATCGATTCGACCAGTTGAAAATCGATACGTTGCAGGGGACGCTTCATATCGGCATCCGGCCCGAGGACGCTTCGGGGGAGCCGATTTGGACGCTGGGCGGAAGCCCGGCGCCGGCGGCGGGACCGCCAGCCGCGGGATCTCCGGCCATGCCGTCGATGCCGTCTCCTTTTTTAAACATTCAAAGAAGCGTACGTCAGTACATTAACGAAACGGTGCCGCCGACGCTCGCCCGCTTGTGCGAAGAGGTCGATTACGACCTGGAGCCCGAGGAGCTCGACCGCGTGGTCGGCGATTTGCAATCCCAAGTGGATGCGCGCATCGCGCACTATATGAAGATTTCTACACATGACCCGGGCAGCGAGCCGGAACGGTTCGAACGGTCCGTGGCGGAACGCACGATCCGCGACGTCGAAGAAGGCATCCGCCGATTCGTCGCCGGACGCAAGCCGCCGTCCGGGCAAGGAGGATGA
- a CDS encoding spore gernimation protein GerPD: MIRMTVVNRELSVGSIRVVGVASASVLLVGDARTIRNSSIFDTPPESVIVGPLQPLPPESPQEAEER, translated from the coding sequence ATGATTCGAATGACCGTCGTCAACCGGGAGCTGTCCGTCGGCTCCATCCGCGTCGTGGGGGTAGCGAGCGCTTCCGTGCTGCTCGTCGGCGACGCCCGCACGATCCGCAATTCGTCGATATTCGATACACCGCCGGAATCCGTCATCGTCGGCCCGCTGCAGCCGCTGCCGCCGGAATCGCCGCAGGAGGCGGAGGAGCGGTGA
- a CDS encoding spore germination protein GerPE, translating to MNRTRRWSVVGDLYVNTLSNSGILLIGDGERADNRSRAIAVKREYPVFRGDEGSFERYALFRAAIPSPKAMEEPEVRIVNEGGAIRVGRVAVIAASNTAVVQIGSTGSVSNEARTKQFRQLLPETAAAQGGVPGRTNRTPSI from the coding sequence GTGAATCGAACGCGGCGCTGGTCCGTCGTCGGCGACCTTTACGTGAACACCCTCTCGAACTCGGGTATTTTGTTGATCGGCGACGGCGAGCGGGCGGACAACCGATCGCGGGCGATCGCGGTGAAGCGGGAATACCCCGTGTTTCGAGGGGACGAAGGCAGCTTCGAGCGGTACGCGCTGTTTCGCGCCGCCATCCCTTCGCCGAAGGCGATGGAGGAGCCCGAGGTGCGGATCGTCAACGAAGGCGGGGCGATTCGCGTCGGCCGCGTCGCGGTCATCGCCGCATCGAACACCGCCGTCGTCCAGATCGGTTCGACCGGCTCCGTCTCGAACGAAGCGCGGACGAAACAGTTTCGCCAGCTGCTGCCCGAGACGGCCGCGGCGCAAGGCGGCGTCCCCGGCCGTACGAATAGAACGCCGTCGATCTAG